The DNA sequence GATGTGGATACCTTTTCGGCAGACAAGTGGAATGCCATGAGCGAAAGGGAACAACAGGAAGTGTTGCAGGCCTACCGTTTGGCTTATCAGGCCGACATCATGGTAAACTGGTGCCCAGCTCTGGGAACCGTACTGGCAAACGACGAGGTGAAGGAGGGTATGTCGGTTCGTGGTGGTCATCCCGTGGAGCAGCGTAAAATGCGCCAGTGGTGCCTGCGCATTAGCGCCTATGCACAGCGGCTGCTCGATGGCCTCGATAAGGTTGACTGGACCGACTCGCTTAAGGAGATACAGCGCAACTGGATTGGCCGTTCCGAAGGTGCAGAGGTCAACTTCTCGCTAAAAGATTCCGACGAAAAAATACTGGTGTTTACCACCCGCCCCGATACCATTTTCGGCGTTACCTTCATGGTAGTTGCTCCCGAAAGTGAGCTGCTGCAGTCGCTCACCCATCCCGACTTTAGAGCACAGGTTGACGACTACCTCAATGAGGTAAAGTCAAGGTCGGAGCGTGAGCGTATGACCGAGGTAAAAAAGGTTTCTGGACAGTTTTTAGGAACCTACGCCATAAATCCATTCTCCGGTAAGGAGGTGCCCATTTACGTGAGCGACTACGTGCTTGCAGGATATGGAACTGGAGCCATTATGGCCGTTCCTGCTCACGATAGCCGCGACTACGCCTTTGCAAAGCACTTCAACCTGCCCATTATTGAGGTGGTGAGCGGTGGTGACATCAGCAAGGAGAGCTACGATGCCAAGGAGGGAAAGTTGGTTAACTCCGATTTCCTCAATGGACTCGACGTTAAGAATGCGGTAAAGCGGGCAATAGCCGAGGTGGAGAGCCGCAAGTTGGGACAGAAAAAGGTGAACTTCCGCCTGCGCGATGCTACCTTTAGCCGTCAGCGCTACTGGGGTGAGCCATTCCCAATTTTCTATCGGGATGGAATGCCCTTTCCGGTCAATGTAGATAAGCTGCCATTGGAGCTGCCTGAGGTTGATGCCTACCTGCCCACAGAAAAGGGTGAGCCGCCTCTTGGTCGCGCTAAAAGCTGGAATACCCCCGAAGGTTACCCTTACGAGCTGAGCACCATGCCCGGTTTTGCAGGATCGTCAGCCTACTACCTTCGCTACATGGACCCTCGAAACGATGAGGCTTTGGTTTCCGTTGAGGCAAACAGCTATTGGCAGGATGTGGATCTCTACATTGGCGGTACCGAGCATGCCACCGGACACCTCATCTACTCCCGCTTCTGGAACAAATTTCTCTTCGACATGGGCAAGGTCTGCAAGGAGGAGCCCTTCCGTAAGCTCATCAACCAGGGCATGATTCAGGGACGATCCAACTTTGTATATCGCATAAAGGATACCAATAAGTTTGTCTCATTGGGGCTCAAAGGTCACTACGATACCACCGAGATACACGTGGACGTAAATATTGTTTCCAACGATATTCTCGACATTGATAAGTTCCGCGCTTGGCGACCCGAGTTTGCCAGTGCCGAATTTGTTCTCGAAGATGGCAAGTATGTTTGCGGTTGGGCTGTGGAGAAGATGTCGAAGAGTATGTATAACGTGGTAAATCCCGACGACGTGGTGGAGCACTACGGTGCCGATACGCTGCGCATGTATGAGATGTTTCTTGGTCCTTTGGAAGCCAGCAAGCCTTGGGATACCAACGGTATCGATGGTGTATCTAAATTCTTGAGAAAATTTTGGCGTCTGTTTACGAACAAGAATGGCGAAATAGAACTGAGCACCGACAAGGCTAACCCTGCAGAGCAAAAGGTGCTACACAAAACCATTAAGAAGGTGAGGGAGGATATTGAGAACTTCTCGTTCAACACTTCCGTGGCTACTTTTATGATTTGCGTAAACGAGCTGGGCGATTTAAAGTGCTCCAAACGCGAAATTCTAGACCCGCTCACCGTCCTGT is a window from the Williamwhitmania sp. genome containing:
- the leuS gene encoding leucine--tRNA ligase — its product is MDYNFSEIEQKWQRYWSEHKTFHVEVDSSRPKFFVLDMFPYPSGAGLHVGHPLGYIASDIYSRYKRHCGFNVLHPMGYDAFGLPAEQYAIQTGQHPAITTENNIRRYREQLDKIGFSYDWDREFRTCDPEYYKWTQWAFVQMFEHWYDLKTQMAEPISALVNEFSESGNTLVEAACSDVDTFSADKWNAMSEREQQEVLQAYRLAYQADIMVNWCPALGTVLANDEVKEGMSVRGGHPVEQRKMRQWCLRISAYAQRLLDGLDKVDWTDSLKEIQRNWIGRSEGAEVNFSLKDSDEKILVFTTRPDTIFGVTFMVVAPESELLQSLTHPDFRAQVDDYLNEVKSRSERERMTEVKKVSGQFLGTYAINPFSGKEVPIYVSDYVLAGYGTGAIMAVPAHDSRDYAFAKHFNLPIIEVVSGGDISKESYDAKEGKLVNSDFLNGLDVKNAVKRAIAEVESRKLGQKKVNFRLRDATFSRQRYWGEPFPIFYRDGMPFPVNVDKLPLELPEVDAYLPTEKGEPPLGRAKSWNTPEGYPYELSTMPGFAGSSAYYLRYMDPRNDEALVSVEANSYWQDVDLYIGGTEHATGHLIYSRFWNKFLFDMGKVCKEEPFRKLINQGMIQGRSNFVYRIKDTNKFVSLGLKGHYDTTEIHVDVNIVSNDILDIDKFRAWRPEFASAEFVLEDGKYVCGWAVEKMSKSMYNVVNPDDVVEHYGADTLRMYEMFLGPLEASKPWDTNGIDGVSKFLRKFWRLFTNKNGEIELSTDKANPAEQKVLHKTIKKVREDIENFSFNTSVATFMICVNELGDLKCSKREILDPLTVLLAPFAPHISEELWSLMGNKASIADARYPEFDPAYLVESSFEYPVSFNGKLRFKKELPLGISVKEIEEAVLADDNTKKYLDGKPPKKIIIVPNKIINIVV